The Lutibacter sp. Hel_I_33_5 genome has a window encoding:
- a CDS encoding helix-turn-helix domain-containing protein, with the protein MPENQLNKKQDLINYLIELARKNNISAYELGKVSSISSSSVNKIFSGENKTPKQKTLEILLNDLEKSIAGTTGDIEVRKEYTTEARRQLNIVAEKISPYPDFDSLKIDDKLNIIHKKIELISNALGNIILNQEEDLEKLLKKHLTKN; encoded by the coding sequence ATGCCTGAAAATCAATTAAATAAAAAACAAGATTTAATAAATTATTTAATAGAATTAGCAAGAAAAAATAATATTTCCGCCTATGAACTCGGAAAAGTGAGTTCAATATCTTCTAGCTCAGTTAATAAAATTTTCTCAGGAGAAAACAAAACCCCAAAACAAAAAACACTAGAAATCTTATTAAATGACTTAGAAAAATCAATCGCAGGAACTACAGGTGATATTGAAGTAAGAAAAGAATATACTACCGAAGCAAGGAGGCAACTAAATATAGTTGCAGAAAAAATATCACCCTACCCAGATTTTGATAGTTTAAAAATAGATGATAAACTAAACATTATACATAAGAAAATTGAGTTAATTAGTAACGCGTTAGGAAACATTATTCTAAATCAAGAAGAAGATTTAGAAAAATTATTAAAAAAACATCTTACAAAGAATTAA
- a CDS encoding response regulator transcription factor, whose protein sequence is MDVFIADDHDLVIDGFKRIFEETAIDVVGCCLNGKELLKWLHLNSADVVVLDIEMPEMGGIEVLEYLKKHNLRHRIVVLSGFLDYGLLEAIMDLGVMGYVTKNDLAVNIVDAVEAVGNDSWYFSNEVRAMLELVGFEKNTRSKKAREMLNKTLTKREMNIINAIVNEVPTVEIAEDMKTTESTVRSRTEVIRNKIGVKNNVGLAMRFAFLREK, encoded by the coding sequence ATGGATGTATTTATTGCTGATGATCACGATTTAGTTATCGATGGTTTTAAAAGGATTTTTGAAGAAACTGCTATTGATGTAGTTGGTTGTTGCTTAAATGGTAAAGAGTTATTAAAGTGGTTGCATCTAAATTCTGCAGATGTAGTGGTGCTGGATATAGAAATGCCAGAAATGGGTGGTATTGAAGTGTTGGAGTATCTGAAAAAACATAATCTACGCCATAGAATTGTGGTGCTTTCTGGGTTTTTAGATTATGGTTTACTTGAAGCTATAATGGATTTAGGGGTAATGGGGTACGTTACCAAAAACGATTTAGCGGTAAATATTGTAGATGCAGTTGAAGCAGTTGGTAATGATTCCTGGTACTTTTCTAATGAAGTGAGGGCTATGTTAGAGCTTGTTGGGTTTGAAAAAAACACCCGAAGTAAAAAAGCAAGGGAAATGTTAAATAAAACATTAACGAAGCGAGAAATGAATATTATAAATGCTATTGTTAATGAAGTGCCTACTGTAGAAATTGCAGAGGATATGAAAACTACAGAATCTACAGTTAGATCAAGAACGGAAGTAATAAGAAATAAAATAGGGGTAAAAAATAATGTAGGCTTAGCGATGCGCTTTGCTTTTTTAAGAGAAAAATAA
- a CDS encoding site-specific integrase, producing MKCRIFLDTRTANLRKNGYPIVASVSLSGKRKFISLKKYSFLEDWNLKTELPKTDKRLSILIQKKRLLLEELEYSSFDGKQITFDDIKDLLFGNANIQMVDFYLFYNQFLGGLKENNKLASYDIYTTALNQLKKFRAVLLFSDLSYSLLTEFKNWQLELGNSKNTIHTYLRKYRAVYNEAVRKKVITDTKPFSGVFKGVTVKSNRTKKRNISKGSIVLLETAKFLTKAQQRSVDFWLLMFYFGGQDLKDVYFLKNKYVAKDRVFFVRGKLDDGGYQFDLKITPAARKIIKKYNVPGEYLFGWRKDYKGYKTFYNNLRQDLIDVQKKLEIEVLPLGGNLSVKVARHTFGTLGKRLFIDPDLLRELMGHERDDVDTIYKDTHPQEVRDEAHLKIIG from the coding sequence ATGAAATGTAGGATATTCTTAGATACTAGAACTGCTAATTTACGAAAAAATGGCTATCCTATTGTTGCTTCGGTTTCTTTATCTGGGAAACGTAAATTTATTTCTTTAAAAAAATATTCCTTTTTAGAGGATTGGAATTTAAAAACCGAGCTTCCGAAAACAGATAAACGACTTAGTATTTTAATTCAGAAAAAAAGATTATTGTTAGAAGAATTAGAATATAGTAGTTTTGATGGCAAACAAATAACCTTTGATGATATAAAAGATTTGCTGTTTGGAAATGCTAATATTCAGATGGTGGACTTCTACCTGTTTTACAATCAATTTTTAGGCGGTTTAAAAGAAAATAATAAATTGGCTTCATATGATATTTACACAACAGCGTTAAACCAACTAAAAAAGTTTAGAGCGGTTTTGTTATTTAGTGATCTTAGTTATAGTTTATTAACCGAATTTAAAAACTGGCAACTAGAACTAGGAAATTCAAAAAACACCATTCATACATATTTAAGGAAGTATCGCGCTGTTTATAACGAAGCTGTTAGAAAAAAGGTAATTACCGATACAAAGCCGTTTTCTGGAGTTTTTAAAGGTGTTACTGTAAAAAGTAATAGAACCAAGAAGCGAAATATATCTAAAGGGTCTATTGTTTTATTAGAGACTGCTAAATTTCTTACAAAAGCGCAACAACGTTCGGTTGATTTTTGGTTGTTGATGTTTTACTTTGGCGGCCAGGATTTAAAAGATGTGTATTTTTTAAAAAATAAGTATGTAGCTAAAGATAGGGTCTTTTTTGTGCGTGGTAAATTAGATGATGGTGGGTATCAATTCGACTTAAAAATAACACCTGCGGCGAGAAAAATTATAAAGAAGTATAATGTACCTGGTGAGTATTTATTTGGCTGGAGAAAAGATTATAAAGGGTATAAAACGTTCTATAACAACTTGCGACAAGATTTAATTGATGTACAGAAAAAGTTAGAAATAGAAGTGTTGCCTTTAGGTGGTAATTTATCTGTAAAGGTTGCTAGGCATACTTTTGGTACGCTTGGTAAACGTTTATTTATTGATCCAGATTTGTTACGTGAATTAATGGGGCATGAGCGCGATGATGTTGATACTATCTATAAAGATACACACCCGCAAGAAGTGCGTGATGAAGCGCATCTTAAAATTATTGGTTAA
- a CDS encoding sulfatase-like hydrolase/transferase — protein MKKYFIFFILIIAFFCKKEEKKQNFIFILVDDLGWTDLGYSGSTFHETPNIDALRKVRIQFTNAYASSPVCSPTRAAIMTGKHSARVNITDWIPGLSLKNKKLKTPEDLFELPLKENTLAESFKKNGYHTFFAGKWHLGKEDFHPEQQGFDINKGGYHKGSPRGGYYSPYDNPKLKDGSKAEYLTDRLTSESIRYIDSIKKNPFFLFLSYYTVHTPIEANKKHLKKFEDKLAAIKNTDSIYKKEGAGTTTLKQQNAEYASMLYALDENVGRIVKKIKDDGLYENTTIIFT, from the coding sequence ATGAAAAAATATTTTATTTTTTTTATTTTAATAATTGCTTTTTTCTGCAAAAAAGAAGAGAAAAAGCAAAATTTTATTTTCATTCTTGTTGATGATTTAGGGTGGACAGATTTAGGGTATTCAGGGAGTACTTTTCATGAGACACCTAACATCGATGCACTAAGAAAAGTTAGAATTCAATTTACAAATGCGTACGCATCAAGCCCAGTTTGTTCGCCAACCAGAGCAGCAATTATGACAGGAAAGCACTCAGCAAGAGTAAATATTACTGATTGGATTCCTGGGTTAAGTTTAAAAAACAAAAAATTGAAAACACCAGAAGATTTATTTGAACTACCTTTAAAAGAAAACACATTAGCAGAATCGTTTAAAAAGAATGGTTATCATACTTTTTTTGCAGGAAAATGGCATTTAGGAAAAGAAGATTTTCATCCTGAACAGCAAGGATTTGATATTAATAAAGGAGGTTACCATAAAGGGAGTCCAAGAGGTGGTTATTATAGTCCTTATGATAATCCAAAATTAAAAGATGGATCTAAGGCAGAGTATTTAACCGATAGGTTAACATCAGAATCAATTCGGTATATAGATTCTATAAAGAAAAATCCATTCTTTTTGTTCTTATCATATTACACTGTTCATACGCCAATAGAAGCAAATAAAAAACACCTTAAAAAGTTTGAAGATAAATTAGCTGCGATTAAAAATACTGATTCAATTTATAAAAAAGAAGGGGCAGGCACAACAACTTTAAAACAACAAAATGCTGAATATGCTTCTATGTTATATGCTTTAGATGAAAATGTTGGAAGAATTGTAAAAAAAATAAAAGATGATGGTTTATATGAAAATACTACAATAATTTTCACTTAA
- a CDS encoding sulfatase, whose translation MKYFISAVFFISFFISCIPKKESIKGKIATNKPNILFISVDDLNDWSGFLKNFPNVKTPNIDNLASKGMAFTNAHCQAPICAPSRASLFSGLYPHTTGLYYQFTDKDLKVENKAIQKTKYLPDYLEDNGYKTLAVGKVFHNGDENGVFQEYGGIFPKMKFGPFFKNRKRQNYNPAWFPKKRGNTVTDWAPMDLPDSTMTDYKIADWAINELDKKHEKPFFMAVGFVRPHVPWYVPKKWFDLFKDDDIKVPPYKANDYDDIPEISKKLHEISAMPDTNWLIKENKWKDMVKSYLACMAFVDAQIGKVLNKLEKSEYKNNTLIVLWSDHGYHLGEKDRTAKHSLWERSTHVPLIFAGKGIKPSTKTNKPVGLIDLYPTILDAAGLPNNIQNEGNTLLPLIKDEKTEWNHAALTSYGYKNVSLFKGDFHFIQYRDGSGELYNLKDDPNEWKNLFLDNQHKTIVNNFKKLVPNKHAPLSKVNMLNVNKHIDEELKEFGAKLIYKDK comes from the coding sequence ATGAAGTATTTTATTTCTGCTGTTTTTTTTATTTCTTTTTTTATTTCTTGCATACCAAAAAAAGAAAGTATAAAAGGCAAAATTGCTACAAATAAACCTAATATTTTATTTATTTCTGTTGATGACCTTAATGATTGGTCTGGGTTTTTAAAAAACTTTCCAAATGTTAAAACGCCAAACATTGATAATTTAGCATCAAAAGGAATGGCTTTTACCAACGCGCATTGTCAAGCGCCAATTTGTGCACCTTCTAGAGCTTCTTTGTTTTCAGGACTTTATCCTCATACAACAGGGCTGTATTATCAATTTACTGATAAAGATTTAAAAGTTGAAAATAAAGCAATTCAAAAAACGAAATATTTACCAGATTATCTAGAAGATAACGGATACAAAACATTAGCAGTTGGTAAAGTATTTCATAATGGTGATGAAAATGGAGTGTTTCAAGAATATGGCGGCATATTTCCTAAAATGAAATTTGGCCCATTTTTTAAAAACAGAAAACGTCAGAATTATAATCCAGCATGGTTTCCTAAAAAAAGAGGGAATACAGTAACAGATTGGGCGCCAATGGATTTACCCGATTCTACTATGACAGATTACAAAATTGCTGATTGGGCAATAAATGAACTTGATAAAAAACATGAAAAACCTTTTTTTATGGCGGTAGGTTTTGTTAGACCACACGTGCCTTGGTATGTCCCAAAAAAATGGTTTGATTTGTTTAAAGATGATGATATTAAAGTACCACCATATAAAGCTAATGATTATGATGATATTCCAGAAATTTCAAAAAAGCTACATGAAATTTCTGCCATGCCAGATACAAACTGGTTAATTAAAGAAAATAAATGGAAAGATATGGTGAAATCTTACCTAGCTTGTATGGCTTTTGTAGATGCACAGATTGGAAAGGTTTTGAATAAACTAGAAAAAAGCGAATATAAAAACAATACACTAATTGTTTTATGGTCTGATCATGGATATCATTTAGGAGAAAAAGATAGGACAGCAAAACACTCTCTTTGGGAACGATCAACTCATGTGCCTTTAATATTTGCTGGTAAAGGAATAAAACCAAGTACAAAAACGAATAAACCAGTTGGTTTAATAGATTTGTATCCAACTATACTTGATGCTGCTGGATTACCTAATAATATTCAGAATGAAGGAAATACTTTATTACCTTTAATTAAAGATGAAAAAACAGAATGGAATCATGCAGCACTTACATCTTATGGATACAAAAATGTTTCTTTATTTAAAGGAGATTTTCATTTTATTCAATATAGAGATGGTTCTGGAGAGCTATATAATTTGAAAGATGATCCAAACGAATGGAAGAATTTATTTCTAGATAACCAACATAAAACTATAGTAAATAATTTCAAGAAATTAGTGCCTAATAAACATGCACCGTTATCGAAAGTAAATATGTTAAATGTAAATAAACATATAGATGAAGAACTTAAAGAATTTGGGGCAAAATTAATTTACAAGGACAAATAA
- a CDS encoding DUF6250 domain-containing protein, with protein MKYSKIFFLFSMIISISCKDIQTKEIIYSDNFENNIDSWVVEQMKDGTVKILDNKLDISQGNGAVIWFKEKLTVPITISYEVTIIDKGNKHDRIADMNCFWMANDPENPNDFFKNSEKRGGVFKEYFSHSLYYVGMGGHNNTKTRFRKYFGNGDRPLKPEHDLTDSKFLITPNKKNKIKIVVTKENTQFYCNDLLIYNIKEDTIYTSGYFGFRSYKNHQRIDNFKVTKP; from the coding sequence ATGAAATATTCTAAAATCTTTTTTTTATTTTCAATGATAATTTCAATTTCTTGTAAAGATATACAAACTAAAGAAATTATTTATTCTGATAATTTTGAAAATAATATTGATAGTTGGGTTGTAGAACAAATGAAAGATGGAACAGTAAAAATACTAGACAATAAACTTGATATTTCACAAGGAAATGGTGCTGTAATTTGGTTTAAAGAAAAATTAACAGTTCCCATTACAATTAGTTACGAAGTAACCATAATAGATAAGGGTAACAAGCATGATAGAATTGCTGATATGAATTGTTTTTGGATGGCAAATGATCCAGAAAACCCAAATGATTTCTTTAAAAACTCAGAAAAACGTGGTGGGGTTTTTAAAGAATATTTTTCACACAGTTTGTATTATGTTGGTATGGGTGGACACAACAATACTAAAACTAGATTTAGGAAATATTTTGGAAATGGAGACAGACCTCTTAAACCAGAACACGATTTAACCGATTCAAAATTTTTAATCACACCAAATAAAAAGAATAAAATAAAGATTGTCGTTACTAAAGAAAACACCCAGTTCTATTGTAATGATTTATTAATATATAATATTAAAGAAGACACTATATACACTTCTGGATATTTTGGGTTTAGGTCTTATAAAAATCATCAAAGAATTGATAATTTTAAGGTGACAAAACCATAA
- a CDS encoding arylsulfatase produces MDTFIKKTFFLLLISSIFIHCKTDKKIIDNNQKPNIVIIYADDLGYGDIGINGTSEIKTPNIDALANGGVRFTNGYATSATCTPSRYALLTGVYPWKNKKAKILPGTAPLIIKTDQMTIPKMLKKEGYHTGIVGKWHLGLGSGHVNWNEKVTPGPNEVGFDYSYIMAATQDRVPTVYIENGDVVGLDPNDPIEINYAKNFEGQPTGKDNPELLTMKWHHGHNSSIINGIPRIGYMKGGDAAKWSDVDMADHFLKGAQDYVKKNKNEPFFLYYPIQQPHVPRTPHPRFVGTSGLGPRGDVIVEADWIIGEFINTLKEEGLLENTLIVFSSDNGPVLNDGYFDDAVEKLGKHKPSGSFRGGKYSLFEAGTHMPFITYWNGKIKPSVSEALVCQIDLLSSIAKLVGSDVRVDDSQELLDVFLGESKKGREDLMIEATSRLAYRKGDWVMIPPYEGPKVLDQVEIEVGNSSEYLLYNLTNDIGQQNNLASVNPKKLEEMKAGFKMVKGDVETKTEQIELK; encoded by the coding sequence ATGGATACATTTATAAAAAAAACATTTTTTCTACTATTAATTTCTTCAATTTTCATCCATTGCAAGACAGATAAAAAGATAATAGACAATAATCAAAAACCAAACATCGTAATTATTTATGCAGATGATTTAGGTTATGGTGACATAGGAATAAACGGAACATCAGAAATTAAGACACCAAACATTGATGCTTTAGCAAATGGAGGAGTTCGTTTTACAAACGGATATGCAACTTCTGCAACCTGTACACCAAGTAGATATGCTTTATTAACAGGAGTATATCCTTGGAAAAATAAAAAAGCAAAAATTTTACCAGGTACAGCACCATTGATTATTAAAACGGATCAAATGACAATTCCTAAAATGCTTAAAAAAGAAGGGTATCATACAGGGATTGTAGGTAAATGGCATTTAGGTCTTGGAAGTGGACATGTAAATTGGAATGAAAAGGTAACTCCTGGTCCAAATGAAGTAGGATTCGATTATTCTTATATTATGGCCGCAACACAAGATAGAGTTCCAACAGTTTACATAGAAAATGGAGATGTTGTTGGTTTGGACCCAAATGATCCTATAGAAATTAATTATGCTAAAAACTTTGAAGGTCAACCGACTGGAAAAGATAATCCAGAATTATTAACTATGAAATGGCATCATGGACATAATAGTTCTATTATAAACGGAATACCCAGAATTGGTTATATGAAAGGTGGTGATGCAGCAAAATGGAGTGATGTTGATATGGCTGATCATTTCTTAAAAGGAGCGCAAGATTATGTTAAGAAAAATAAAAATGAACCTTTCTTTTTATATTATCCTATTCAACAACCCCACGTGCCAAGAACACCACATCCAAGATTTGTTGGTACATCTGGTTTAGGTCCAAGAGGAGATGTTATAGTGGAGGCTGATTGGATTATTGGTGAATTTATTAATACATTAAAAGAAGAAGGGTTATTAGAAAATACCTTAATCGTTTTTTCGAGTGATAATGGGCCAGTTTTAAATGATGGTTATTTTGATGATGCTGTTGAGAAATTAGGAAAACATAAACCATCTGGTTCATTTAGAGGAGGAAAATACAGTTTATTTGAAGCCGGAACTCATATGCCATTTATTACCTATTGGAATGGTAAAATTAAACCATCAGTTTCTGAAGCCTTGGTTTGTCAGATCGATTTATTATCATCTATAGCAAAACTTGTTGGAAGTGATGTTAGAGTTGACGACAGTCAAGAATTATTAGATGTTTTTTTAGGTGAAAGTAAAAAAGGAAGAGAAGATTTAATGATTGAAGCTACATCTAGATTAGCATATAGAAAAGGAGATTGGGTGATGATACCACCATATGAAGGTCCAAAAGTATTAGATCAAGTAGAAATTGAAGTTGGTAATTCTTCTGAATACTTATTATATAATTTAACTAATGATATTGGACAACAAAATAATTTAGCGTCAGTAAATCCAAAAAAATTAGAAGAAATGAAAGCTGGGTTTAAAATGGTTAAAGGAGATGTTGAAACTAAAACAGAACAAATAGAATTAAAATAG
- a CDS encoding DUF4861 family protein, which translates to MNTIKTILCLVLVGVFTSCSQKENTSITIKNTLDVDKSFETVELSKDDLKVEDLTTVGIRDVKSGDLQVTQTVDNDGDGVVDQILFQPKVSANSESEFEVVTIKGEEKPSSIEYCFSRFVPERTDDYTWENDRVAFRVYGPTAQKMIEDNVPGGTLSSGVDPWLKKVDYPIINKWYKEYVDGTGSYHEDTGEGLDNFHVGISRGAGGIAVKVDTTYYFSKNYVKWRTITTGPLRTSFSLEYGDWKAGESTIKESKIISLDKGSNFSKFETTIIGSDNISAGLTLHEKDGVVNSNKENGWVSYWQPHADSELGTAIIALPSTFLDSETYNVDAKDLSNAYANLKVERNTVVYYSGFGWKESGQFKNNQEWENYLNDFSKKKQTPLIVKINN; encoded by the coding sequence ATGAATACTATTAAAACTATTTTATGTTTAGTGTTAGTTGGTGTTTTTACTTCTTGTTCGCAAAAAGAAAATACTTCTATTACAATTAAAAACACATTAGATGTTGATAAATCTTTTGAAACAGTTGAGTTGTCAAAAGATGATTTAAAAGTAGAAGATTTAACAACTGTTGGTATTCGTGATGTAAAATCAGGTGATTTACAAGTTACACAAACTGTTGATAATGATGGTGATGGAGTTGTAGATCAAATTTTATTTCAGCCTAAAGTTTCTGCAAATTCTGAATCAGAGTTTGAAGTTGTAACTATTAAGGGAGAAGAAAAACCATCTTCAATTGAATATTGTTTTTCTCGTTTTGTTCCTGAAAGAACAGATGATTATACTTGGGAAAATGATAGAGTTGCTTTTCGTGTTTACGGACCAACAGCTCAGAAAATGATTGAAGATAACGTTCCTGGAGGAACACTTTCTAGTGGTGTAGATCCTTGGTTAAAAAAAGTGGATTATCCTATTATCAATAAATGGTATAAAGAATATGTAGATGGAACTGGGTCGTATCATGAAGATACTGGTGAAGGTTTAGATAATTTTCATGTAGGGATTAGTCGTGGAGCTGGAGGAATCGCTGTAAAAGTTGATACAACATATTATTTTTCTAAGAACTATGTAAAATGGAGAACCATCACTACTGGTCCATTAAGAACTAGTTTTTCTTTAGAATATGGAGATTGGAAAGCAGGAGAATCAACAATAAAAGAATCTAAAATTATTAGTTTAGATAAAGGAAGTAATTTTTCTAAATTCGAAACAACTATTATCGGATCAGATAATATTTCTGCTGGATTAACACTGCATGAAAAAGATGGTGTTGTAAATAGTAACAAAGAAAACGGTTGGGTAAGCTATTGGCAACCTCATGCAGATTCTGAATTAGGAACTGCTATTATTGCTTTACCATCAACTTTTTTAGATTCTGAAACATATAATGTTGATGCTAAAGATTTAAGTAATGCATATGCAAACTTAAAAGTTGAAAGAAATACGGTTGTTTATTATTCTGGATTTGGATGGAAAGAAAGTGGTCAATTTAAAAATAACCAAGAGTGGGAAAATTATTTAAATGACTTTTCAAAAAAGAAGCAAACACCTTTAATTGTTAAGATTAATAATTAA
- a CDS encoding gluconate 5-dehydrogenase: protein MSVNLFDLTGKVALVTGAVHGLGMAMAKGLGNAGATIVVNNFSKDALEEAVAEYKACGLNAYGYVFDVTDEKAVISAIEKIEKEVGNIDILVNNAGIIKRTPIVDMEVADFKAVVDVDLVGPFIVSKNVVKGMIERGGGKIINICSMMSELGRDTVSAYAAAKGGLKMLTKSMATEWAKFNIQTNGIGPGYFATSQTAPIRVDGHPFNEFIIKRTPAARWGAPEDLQGAAIFLSSKASDFVNGHVVYVDGGILATIGKPANE from the coding sequence ATGTCAGTTAACTTATTTGATTTAACAGGGAAAGTAGCATTAGTTACAGGAGCAGTTCATGGTTTAGGAATGGCTATGGCAAAAGGATTAGGAAATGCTGGAGCAACAATTGTTGTGAATAATTTTTCTAAGGATGCATTAGAAGAAGCTGTTGCAGAATATAAAGCTTGTGGTTTAAACGCTTATGGATATGTGTTTGATGTAACTGATGAAAAAGCAGTTATATCAGCCATCGAAAAAATTGAGAAAGAAGTTGGTAATATTGATATTTTAGTAAATAATGCTGGTATTATAAAAAGAACACCAATTGTTGATATGGAAGTTGCAGATTTTAAAGCTGTAGTTGATGTAGATCTTGTTGGGCCATTTATTGTCTCTAAAAATGTAGTGAAAGGAATGATTGAAAGAGGTGGTGGTAAAATTATTAACATCTGTTCTATGATGAGTGAGCTAGGTAGAGATACCGTAAGTGCTTATGCAGCTGCAAAAGGAGGTTTAAAAATGTTAACTAAAAGTATGGCTACAGAATGGGCAAAATTTAATATACAAACCAACGGAATTGGTCCAGGGTATTTTGCAACAAGTCAAACTGCACCGATAAGAGTTGATGGTCATCCTTTTAATGAATTTATTATCAAAAGGACTCCAGCTGCACGTTGGGGAGCTCCAGAAGACTTACAAGGTGCTGCAATTTTTTTAAGTTCTAAAGCAAGTGATTTTGTAAATGGTCATGTTGTTTATGTAGATGGTGGAATTTTAGCGACTATCGGTAAACCAGCAAATGAATAA
- the kduI gene encoding 5-dehydro-4-deoxy-D-glucuronate isomerase gives MKTNYSTRYAASPKDVKSYDTTRLREEFLIDNLMELDAINLVYTHYDRYIAGSAVPTSTPLNLETIDPLKASYFLERRELGIINIGESGSVSVDGTVYNLSHREALYVGSGNKEVIFSSDDASNPAKFYLNSAPAHKEYPVKKIGTDDVEVIELGSPETANARTLRKYIVNSVVDVCQLQMGMTTLKTGSSWNTMPAHVHDRRMEVYFYFEIDADQAVCHFMGEPTETRHIWMTNDQAVISPPWSIHSGSGTSSYSFIWGMAGENLDYGDMDHCKTNELK, from the coding sequence ATGAAAACAAATTACAGTACTAGATATGCAGCATCACCAAAAGATGTAAAATCTTATGATACAACAAGATTAAGAGAAGAATTTTTAATAGATAATTTAATGGAGTTGGATGCTATTAATTTAGTATACACGCATTACGATAGATATATCGCAGGTAGTGCTGTTCCAACAAGTACTCCTTTAAATTTAGAAACAATTGATCCATTAAAAGCATCTTACTTTTTGGAAAGAAGAGAGTTAGGTATTATTAATATTGGTGAAAGTGGTTCAGTTTCTGTAGATGGAACAGTTTATAATTTATCACACAGAGAAGCATTGTATGTTGGGTCAGGAAATAAAGAAGTTATATTTTCAAGTGATGACGCAAGTAATCCAGCAAAGTTTTATTTAAATTCAGCTCCAGCACATAAAGAATATCCAGTCAAAAAAATTGGAACAGATGATGTTGAAGTTATCGAATTAGGATCACCAGAAACTGCAAATGCAAGAACATTAAGAAAATATATTGTAAATAGTGTTGTTGATGTTTGTCAATTACAAATGGGTATGACTACTTTAAAAACAGGTAGTTCTTGGAATACAATGCCAGCACATGTACATGATAGAAGAATGGAAGTATATTTCTATTTTGAAATTGATGCAGATCAAGCAGTATGTCACTTTATGGGAGAACCAACTGAAACTAGACACATTTGGATGACAAATGATCAAGCAGTAATTTCTCCACCATGGTCAATTCACTCAGGATCAGGAACTAGTTCTTATAGTTTTATTTGGGGAATGGCAGGAGAAAACTTAGATTATGGTGATATGGATCACTGTAAAACAAACGAATTAAAATAA
- a CDS encoding LacI family DNA-binding transcriptional regulator, with the protein MKTNKVTIHDIARALGLDSSTVSRALNDSSRVTKKTKEKVQAKAKELGYQRNLIAANLRKSVTNTIGVVVPRISRYFFSSVIEGIEETAYKENYNVIICQSLEELEREKQILDTLVSNRVDGVLISISMETKDYNHMDSLKTSGTPYVLFDRYCDIPKNNSVLIDDFKGGYKATNHLISKGYKNIIHFSGPLDLEMYKNRLKGYKKALEDNNIKFNEDFVLTSKLMEKDGMNIAAQLLENKVNFDGIFSANDVAAIGAMKHLKNNGIKIPDNVGIVGFSNEPISRVIEPGLTTIDQSGNIMGKKATELLLKTIKNKDFISESQTIILDSKLIERNSSNK; encoded by the coding sequence ATGAAAACAAACAAAGTAACAATACACGATATTGCTAGAGCTTTGGGATTAGACAGCTCAACAGTATCACGCGCATTAAACGACAGTTCTAGAGTCACAAAAAAAACTAAAGAAAAAGTACAAGCAAAAGCAAAAGAACTTGGATACCAACGTAATCTAATTGCTGCAAATCTAAGAAAAAGCGTAACAAATACCATAGGTGTAGTTGTACCTAGGATTTCTCGTTACTTCTTCTCCTCTGTTATTGAAGGAATTGAAGAAACTGCCTACAAAGAAAATTACAATGTAATTATTTGTCAATCTTTAGAAGAATTAGAAAGAGAAAAACAAATTTTAGACACATTAGTTTCTAATAGAGTTGATGGAGTGTTAATCTCTATATCAATGGAAACAAAGGATTACAATCATATGGATAGTTTAAAAACTAGCGGAACTCCATATGTGCTTTTTGATAGATATTGCGATATTCCTAAAAATAACAGCGTATTAATTGATGATTTTAAAGGTGGATACAAAGCAACAAATCATTTAATATCTAAAGGGTATAAAAATATCATACATTTTTCTGGACCATTGGATTTAGAAATGTACAAAAACAGATTAAAAGGATACAAGAAAGCACTAGAAGACAATAATATTAAATTTAATGAAGATTTTGTTCTTACATCTAAATTAATGGAAAAAGATGGTATGAATATTGCTGCTCAATTATTAGAAAACAAAGTAAATTTTGACGGTATTTTTTCCGCGAATGATGTTGCAGCAATTGGAGCCATGAAACATTTAAAAAATAATGGTATTAAAATACCTGATAACGTTGGTATTGTAGGCTTTTCTAACGAGCCTATTTCCAGAGTAATAGAACCCGGCTTAACAACAATTGATCAATCTGGTAATATTATGGGAAAAAAAGCGACTGAATTACTATTGAAAACAATAAAAAATAAAGATTTTATTTCGGAAAGTCAAACAATTATATTAGATTCAAAACTTATTGAGCGCAACTCGTCAAATAAATAA